The genomic window AATGAGAATCCTTTGGCTATCTTTTGATCTGAGTCCATCCCAAGCTGCCATAAACTCATTTCTCATTCTTCGTGTTGCCTCGTGCTCAAAAGCACCACCACGAGCACCCAACAAACTGTCAACCTATAcgacaacaaaataaattacagTTAGTCCTTGAGTAACACATTTTACGCATCACAAAAGTATTCCTCATAAAAAGCAATAACCGAAATTGAAAAGTGATATAAAGCTAAACAATTTCTCACCTCATCAACAAATATAATGACGGGGGCTAGTTTGCTTGCAAAAGAGAACAAAGCCTTCGTGAGCTTCTCTGCATCTCCAAACCACTGTGCCAAACAATGGACGAAATTGACTTAAATCAGAACCAATCAGAGGTAAAGTTGGAAAGAGATTTACTCTAAGTTACAATCGGCATTGACAATAATAAGTCGATGACCGGGGTGGAAAAGTTTTTCTTATGTCATTAGATATTCTCCTTATTTATATGAAGATGTTTACAAAGTGGAATATCAACGTGACAGTGCAAACAACATAGTTTTAAGGTTCCATGTACCTTTGAGGTAAGCGTTGAGCCAGTTATGCTAATGAAGTTTGCCCCAGCTTCTGTTGCAAGCGCCTTGGCAAGCAGCGTTTTACCCGTACCCGGAGGACCAAAAAGCAATATGCCTTTACATGGctggaaaaaacaaagacacacGCATTCAAGAAAACCCAGACGAGAAAATTCCAAGTCCATAGTCAAGAACATAATGACATGTATATAACAGAATGTAATACCCGCAAGAGATTTCCACGGGTGAAAAGCTCTGGCCTTCTCATGGGAAGAATAACTAACTCATTTAGTGTCTTTTTCACATGTTCAAGAGCACCAATGTCGTCAAACTTTACCCCAATTTCTCCAGGAGCAACCACGGCTGAGACAAAATTGGTTTCAAACTCATCCTTCGCAATattctgcaaaaacaaaaatctctttttaacataattattACTCAGAGTTTTCAGCAGCCAATTGCCAGACTACCAGAGGGGGGAAGAAACTAAACCTTCAAGTTTTGTGTGGGCTTTCGAGAAATATCTTCTTGTGCCTTTAACCTTTTAACTGAAATCTCAATGCTTCAAAAGAGGAAGACAATAGTaagatataagaaaatcaaagataaatcATAGACCCCAAAGATCAATCAACAACCATGCCATTACCTTTCACGGGGGAGAATCAGGCGGCCCTCTTTAATCGATGGGCTAGGACAAGAAGATAAATAGTGGTTTCTGGCCCAACCGATAACTTTCTCCGCTCctgcagaaacaaaataaacaagttTCTGAGCTCTCTTGGTCACAATATAAGTAATTGGGGTTTCATCACAGAAAGCAAGaactaaaattaaatgattaatCATATAGGAGATGACCGATATCAAGGTCAATCACATGGAACTGCATCCTATTTCATGTAATACTAGCAACAAATGAGATACATAACATACAGTTAAGGCATGCTTGATATCCTCAATCAGCAACTTTAACATACTTAACAATGCTAAGACATAACGAGTAATAACATACATAATAAACCAGGTATTTCATAGGAGTTACACACTTTGCTTTGTCAATATCACGCCATCGGTGTTCACTTGGTACAAGTCAGTGCACAATAACTCGTTTTCCTCAAGCGCCTGGGTTAAAAGTTCTCAAAGTGTTACAATGGTTATGATAACATCGCAAATTGACTCCATTTCTCTAACGGAATTCAGTCTATGTCTATGTACCTTAAGTAGCTCATTTAAATTGCTCCGTGACATCACAATTCTTCTATCTTCTCCAAGTTGTTTGTTGAATACTATGAGGTTCTCTTCTTCCTGcacaaaattagaaaagaagaatacaGGTACAACATTGATAAGCAAGAAGTGCTgaacaaataattttcaaGAAGACGATAGCAGCATGAGCTATGTAGGCATTTGCATCCCAGATATTGATTGCAGAtgaatttaacattttccaaAAGGAGACTCTGAAGGAAGTTTGCatatattttctcatatttcAAAGTCAGAAGTTTTCAAATAGCTTTCCTACTTTCTCCTAATGTCGGTAACGTAAGAGGAATTAGCagaaatattttctcaatAGACATTATTAGATTCGAAACCAGTCTAAGTCTATATGCAATGTCacataaatatgaaaaaacacATCAATGCAATTCTCATCGGTTATCCAAAACCATGAACGGAAGTTATTAAAGTCAATAGGCATACCTTAGGAGGGACTAGGTTCATAACATTAGTGAAGAGCTTGTATATCTCATTATCCTCTGATGTTTTCCTTCCCGTGAGTCCCTCAGTGAGACGCTTCAACGGAAGGGGCTGTAAGACACAACAGCATCtatgataaatattttggagTGTAGTGGCTGGAATTTATCAAATGCAGACCAATAAATGGATGTACTATAATGTCAAGAAAGTGAAGCAAAGTATGCAAATCCACATTCAGAGTCTTGCACATATGAAGCTAGTTTTACCAAAAGTATCAAAATGCGACTGATACAAAGTCAGGACTATATGCATGTTCAAGATGTTGAATAAATTGAGTTGGTGTGCATACGAGaccaaaagttttaaaaaattaccaCAATAGATAAGTACTAAGACTATCAATTAACGTTACTTTTAAGTTTAGCTATCATACCAGTTTCGCAAGACGGCCAAAGTTTGGGAGTATCATCGTCtgttcacaaacaaaaaaggtcaaaaaatgaaagcaaacaaaaagaagagccAATGAACAATGACACGTGAGAAAGGCTTAcaaatttctctctctcttttgagCCTGTTTCAATCTTGTTTCGTCCACAGATCATTACAACAGGACTTGACAATTTATCAAACATTTCCTGAACTTTGTCTACaaactcattttgttttgacttaGGTACAGCTCGAGACAACCACTGGGACGAGTCGGGAAAATAGACAATAAGTGGTTGTGTGGAGTGTAAAACctacaagaacaaaaaaaagaaagaataaattaacGCCATTTCATGTTGTATGTTCCTTGGAGAAAGTGTAAGCTAACCGCATTCAAAGTCAAGCTACTCTAGACTTCAAATCTTAGGGAAATGATATCATAAATTTCCAGCCCAAGAACGCAGCATACGCTGAACAATCCATATATGTTAAGTTTCAAATCAAACTAAATATCATGAGCACTTACTACTGCTGGATAAATGATCAGATCTGAACTTATATATAAGGCCAATGTACAACGTTAGCTGAATGGAAACACGAAAACATAATGTAACTTCCACACATACCTCACTTAAAGCCTCCAAGGCGATATAGCCATCTTCTGCCTGCATATCCAAATCATGCTTTAGGTCTCCAACTGCGCAGACAATATGTAAGTTAGCTGCATTTACATAAGATGTCAATCGTCTACAAACAGGGTATTTCTCCAAATATAGAGCAATCACACATCAACCATACAGAACGCCATGAATTAAATATACCATCTATCCAGTGCATATGTAGCTTATGAGAGTGTTCTGTTGATTTCTTGTCACCTCCCTCTGATGATGTATCACCTCCAATGTCAAATATGACTGCAACACGATTCCCATTCACCTCATAGACCTCTCCACGTTGTCCACTAGATAATGGCCTGTAGGTATAgaaattttggttaaagacAAACCCTAGGGCATTTACAATCCTTCATCCATAATATTTAGCATGCCATGGAAGTTTATAACTTCCAGAGCAATGAGTTCAAAATGTGTTCCTAAAAGATCAAATGTTACATTTGCAGGCATGTCAAATTGCTGAGAAAACCATGGATAGTGATGATAATGGTAAGCACGCAAAAACAAGTCATTTAGTTAAGCAAAGGTAATGCGAGTTGCACTGTTcacaaataaatgaataagTCCTATAGATAACAATTGTGGCAGCAGTTTCATACACATCCAATCCTATACCAGAACTACTCAAATTACTACTAATATGAATAGGCAGAGCAAGCAGAGATCAAGTCAAATAATATGAGACAGAGTCATAAAAGATATTAGAGCGTAATATTCTTCAGCAAGGTTAGAGAATAATTATCACACAAGTGAATCAGTAAACTACCTGTGCTTTGCATCAGCCTTCTTAGAAGGTCCAACATATTTTACACGATCTCCTGCAAAAAGCGTAAACACAAATAGAAATGAggaaaagtgaaaaaattGACCACACAAAGAGAACTTAGCAGTCTGACAAGTAGAAGAGGAAAGAGTGAAAGGCTAAGATAGAAAGACAATACCAGGAAAATTATGACTAGATAGAATACAAAATTACTAAATCAAACTTATTTAGCAAACTGATACATTCAAGTGTACCTAGCACTTGTAATGATGAAGATGCCTTCCAGAGCCTTGATATTGATGATTACCTTTCTTTGCCGGTCGCCTGGCTTTATCAGAATGCTCAACAGCTGCTGCTTCGCAAGCTTCACCATGTAGTTCTTCTGCTACTAGCTGCCACAATTTAGAGGAGGTAAGCAAATTTCAGCAATTTCTGAAACTCAATTTAATTGGAAGTTCAAAAAAGGAACAATGCAAAGAGTCGCATGTAGAACCAAGAAACAGCATTCAAACGGCAGGAATGGTGAAACCTTCTAATTCATGCATAGTAACTCTAATAACAAGTTCATACAAATAAGATAAATCAAGAATCAGAAAACTTATATGACAGGGTCCCAAGATCACATTGTCCACGGGGTAtcgcaaaaagaaaaagaaataccATGGTATTACCAACTAAATTAGGAAAAGAACAATCAGTACAGACTAAAATTTCTGAATCTCAATTAATGCAATCATACCTTTTCGAACTCTTCAAGTTTTGGCACAATTTTCTTGATAGCTTCCTCAGAAACCTCGAGACAAGCTTCCTCACTGTCACTCCCATCTGCTTTCGCTTCAGAATCCTCTTCGCTCTGAGCACTAGAATCTTCCTCAGCATCAGACTCTGTCGTGGATTCATCTGCTTCCGCTTCTGCGTTCTCACCAtcagattcagattcttcaTTGTAGTCATCAGCAAAATCCTGATCcagaattaaaaaatattacataaacaccaaaaagaacgaaagaaaaatggtGGCATGTTATAGGCAAATTACTCATAAGAATCTCACATATGGGGCAAGAACGCTGCTGTCAAGAACCAACAGGGGAACTTGTACATCTCGAGCAAGTGCTCGTACCAACCTCTCCCGGTAAAGCTCAGTACCtgaataaaattcaaatttcttatTGGTCATCTAACATTTCCTCAATATTTTTACTTGATAACAGAAGAGCAACATCAAATCCTGGTCTGCCATTTTTATTCTATAGTCAATAACAAACCTGGAACACTCTGGAGCAATATTCTTCCACTTGAAGAATCTAAACGGGCACCATATATGGAAGCGGCATTCTTTTGTCTTATATGTGAGGTAACACATTCCACCAAAATATCTTTCGTGTGGTCGCTGTGAAAAGATAATGAGCAGAATCCATAAGCagaaatggagaaagaaacacaacaagcgagaaaaaaaaacatgttgtAGATTATTACTGGATGTAGTAAGGGAAGGTCTCCCAAGAAAGCTGTATTTTTTCCCAAGGTTGGATTCTCCGTAAGAACTCgtttttgaatctttctcGTCTATTAACGAAAGGTGACTCCTTCTTTTTGCATTCACTAGCAAGCTTCTCATTATTGAGCCATTCTATTTGGTCTTGTTCTCCAAGTTGAGCATGAGAATCCAAATGCCCAACACCGTTATTACTTTTCTCCTTCCCGGTTTTTCCATCATCTACACCATTCTCTTTGTTCAAAGAGATATGTTTATCCTCACTAGCATTCCTTCCATCACCCTCAGAACTAAAACTACGCAACTGGCTATTCTTCAAAATACTTAAATGATTTCCCGAGGCAATAGTACCACCGCGGGGAGAAAATGAACCAAGTAGAGACTTTCTTGTCAAATTTTCACTATTGGTTAATTTATTTGTGAATCCACAATATCTGGAAACCGTATAGTCACGAACGACTGGCCTAACTAAGTACTTGGCTTGCTGCAATACCAAACCCCATCTCTGGTTCCTCTTTAATGCCCTTGTATACATCACAAAGTCCCTTCTCTTCCAAtataactacaaaaaaaaaaacagagatcaTTGATTTAGAATCACTTTCAGGGTCCATTTCTTGTACTATCCAACCTAAATGCATTGCAACATGTAATTgcaccattaaaaaaaaaaaaaaacgagatcAATATCAACGCAAAACATACTATAGTAACTCGGAAAGAAACATAGATTCTATACAATTTATTTCGACTAGAGGAATAACAACACACTTCAGGGAATTAATTGATTAAGAACAGACATCAATTAAAATGAACGATTATGACGCATAACGGAAAATCCAATGTAACAACGAATATGAGGCATCGATATAGAAATGATGATATATTCAGCTTTTGTCATCCATAACTATTACAAAACACGAACCGTTTAACAGAGATGGACAACAAAACTGGTTCTATTCATCCCCCAAGCTCTAAGAATCAGGCTTGGTGCAAAGAGGAGATGTAATTAGGAACGAGATagggtgaagaagagagagaaaatcccgacagaggagagagagataaagacCGATCTAAAGTCTGTAGGTTCTTCTTCTGAAGCTGAAGCTGGGTTCGAAGTTCAGCTTCGTTGATGCAGTGTTGTCGTTTTGACGCAAAATTGCTACTTGCCTTCCTATGGATATGGGCCTAACTATAAAGGCCCACTAAACATATAAGAGTCGGTATTTTCCTGACAAAAAAGCCCTAACAAGTTGTCGGATTTACAATCGTACCCCTATTTTTAAGCCGCGCTTATCTCGAACCTATACCTGTAGAGAGGAAATAAGCATTTGGGGGAAATCAATCGAAAACCCTAGGagagataaaaacaaaaatctagaCGGAGATTTATGGCGACAGCGAATCCTGGCCGTGGAGGTGGTAGAAGAGGCGGTGGAGCTATGGATGACGATAAGTTGGTCTTCGAGACTACCGATGGAATTGAGCCCATCACGAGCTTCAATGATATGGGCATTAAGGAAGATGTGCTTCGCGGTGTCTACGAATATGGATTCGAGAAGCCTTCCGCGATTCAGCAGAGGGCTGTTATGCCGATTCTTCAAGGACGTGATGTTATTGCTCAAGCTCAGTCCGGTACCGGGAAGACATCTATGATTGCTCTCTCCGTTTGTCAAGTCGTTGATACTTCTTCTAGAGAGTATGTTTTCTGTTCCTTTAGCTGGATTAAACCCttcatttcaattttgaactTTACTTGCTTTGCTCGGATTGTTCTCTAACCTAAATCattaggttttgtttcttatcgATTTCACAAATTTGGTGGGATTTGTTTGTCTGACTTGTAGAATAGATGAACGAATTATGATTCATTAATGTTCAATCAAAATGACAATGAAAATTTGTGATAGTTATTAGCTTTTCGGTTAGAGTGATTGAGTAATACTTTCTTTTAGGCTGCAAGATCTTTTTATATGTGTACTCATGTATTTGGTATCTCGGACTGCAGGGTTCAGGCCTTGATATTATCCCCAACAAGAGAGCTGGCTACACAAACAGAGAAGACGATACAAGCTATTGGATTACATGCCAATATTCAGGCACATGCTTGCATCGGTGGGAATAGTGTTGGAGAAGACATCAGGAAGCTGGAGCATGGTGTTCATGTTGTGTCTGGGACACCTGGTCGTGTCTGTGACATGATAAAGAGGAGAAGTCTTCGTACCAGAGCTATTAAACTTCTGATTCTTGATGAATCAGATGAAATGCTGAGCAGAGGGTTCAAGGACCAGATCTATGATGTTTACAGATATCTTCCACCAGATCTTCAGGTGCAATTTCACTGCTCAATATTATGTGTTGGCTAACTTCTAGTTTCTTTGGATGTTATTGCATTAGCTTTCTTATTTTATGGATTGGCTTCTTGAACTCTATGTGGATTGAGAGAATTATAAGTTGTTAAAAACCTTTTAGCCACTGTTAAGTTGCTTGAATGTCTTATGTGTAGATTTGGTAGCTATTATCTGTATTATGAACAGCTAAATTCCACTCTATAATAGTTCAATCCTAATacgttttttttgtaggtttgCTTGGTTTCTGCAACTCTTCCTCACGAGATTTTGGAGATGACATCCAAGTTTATGACAGAACCAGTGAAGATACTTGTGAAGCGTGATGAGTTGACTCTTGAAgtatgtttcttcttatgCTTCTGTATGCTCGTTCATGTTTACTTTTACAGTAGGTTGACACTCATATTCTTCATTGGCTATCTTTTTGTGTACAATCTTTTCAGGgaatcaaacaattttttgttgctgTTGAGAAGGAAGAGTGGAAATTTGATACACTCTGTGATCTTTATGACACGCTTACTATCACTCAAGCTGTTATCTTCTGCAATACTAAACGAAAGGTAATTGTGGTTCTCATGCAACTGTATCTCAAACTTGTTAACATTAAGCTTCTAGCACTGCTATCTGAACTTGATTTGCAATCTTGTAATTGCTCAAAAATTCATACTATCTTGTGAATATAtgtatttctttatttctaaaagaaattaacaatATAAGTCCACTGCGCTAGAGTACTTGCAACCTGTACTCACCTGCAGATATCTATTAGATTGCATTGgcttttaaaacctttttcaatgtttcttgtaattagggttcttgaatTATGGTtccttttctatattttacTCAACTCTAACTCCGCATTTGTTATAGGTGGATTATCTTAGTGAGAAAATGAGAAGTCACAACTTCACTGTCTCATCAATGCATGGAGACATGCCTCAGAAGGAGAGAGACGCCATCATGAATGAGTTTCGGTCAGGTGATAGTCGTGTTTTGATAACAACAGATGTATGGGCACGTGGGATTGATGTGCAACAAGTAAGTCATTACTTATCCGCTATATTTTGTCTAGATAACAATGCGCGGAATAAATTCAATCTCTGTTATTGAGGTCTCAGATTATGTTCCATTCTCTTATGGTAAAGGTGAATTGACATGACAATCTTTATTTAACAGGTTTCTCTTGTTATCAATTATGATCTCCCCAACAACCGTGAGCTCTACATCCATCGTATTGGGCGGTCTGGTCGATTCGGGCGTAAGGTAAGAAACTTTTTCTAATCTCTGCTTCTGAGCTTAATTTCTTAGCCTGGAGATACTAGATGGATATCTTTTAACCAATTTTGCGGTTATCTTTCTAGGGTGTTGCAATCAACTTTGTTAAAAGCGACGACATCAAGATTCTCAGAGACATTGAGCAGTACTACAGTACCCAGATTGATGAGATGCCAATGAATGTAGCTGATCTTATCTAAAAGAGCTTGTCTGAGATTTTTGTGCTTTCAGCGGGGAAGTGTCTGGATGAAAAAGTATTGTTGAGCGCTTCTGTCAAATTATTGCACTATCTTAACGGTGTATTTCCTTTGATGTTTCTGTGGGCTCTTTTGAACAAACTTAAACTCGCGTGTGGTAAATGTTTAATGACTTGAGAAGCgatttaggtttagggtttggacCGTTTGGTTTTTCGTTTCCTCGTAATTGATTCTGGGGGCTTTGATTGTGGTTTGTGGGTCAAAACTCTCAACTATCACTACTTGTAAGACTTTTGCTCGACAGTTGAAACGGTTCATTGTTATCTTATTTCGTAAAGCTTGGATCATTGCAAAAATCAATCATTTGCAAAAGCAAAGCAAGTTGATGAAATTACTGGACATGACGTCGAGGTTTTTCGTATCGTGTGTTTCATTTGACGGAGTCAGGTGTCCTCGCTCGTTGGTTGATGGGTTGGGTGAAATTGATGAACGAAACCCAAAACCGGGTTAGGACCGAATTAGATTCACTAACTTAACAACACCAGGACCAATAACCGGAACTTAATAAATAAACGACcgtggttttgtttgtttattggtAGTCAGCGACACGGAACTCATTAACTTTACTCTTCTCACTGGTCAATCGTCGGAGATAATCGGGTGATCGGCGATGGAGAATACGGACGTCTTCTTGGGGCTGCATGATTTCCTGGAGCGGATGCGCAAACCCTCCGCCGGCGATTTCGTCAAATCCATTAAAAGGTCCCATTTCTCCCTCTTTTGATGCAGATCCggatatatgtgtgtgtttctaTGTACGATCTTCCTCTTAGCTTAAGTGGATGTGCTTCTTAGCGGTTTACGTTTTTAAGTCCATTTTCagttgatgatgatactaTTTGAGCAAAATTCGTACTGATTTGAGATTtctaatcatttatttatgcTTCTTCAATTGCTGTTACTGGGGAAGACAATTGGATCTTGTTAATAGGGTATAACAATTAGAAATTATTGATTTCATACTGGAATGGTTTGTTTATTGAGCATAGAAGTATTGTGGATAATGCGTGGTTAAGGatgttttttggttgatgttgCAGTTTCATTGTTTCATTCTCGAACAATGCACCAGACCCGGAAAAAGATTGTGCTATGGTTCAGGAGTTCTTTTCTAAGATGGAGGCTGCTTTCAGGGCTCATCCACTTTGGTCTGGTTGTTCTGAGGAGGAATTGGATAGTGCTGGAGATGTGAGTATCagtattcttctttttctgtctGTGAATTGTTTTCATCTTTGTACCATAATCATTGCTCGTTTGTATACACAGGGCCTGGAGAAGTATGTTATgacaaagctatttactcgGGTGTTTGCTTCAAACACTGAGGAGGTTATAGCTGATGAGAAGCTATTTCAGAAGATGTCATTGGTTCAACAATTCATTTCTCCCGAGAATTTGGATATACAACCAACTTTTCAAAATGAATCGTCATGGCTGGTAAGCCGATCTAGTCAAAAGCTAGCTCCCGGTAGTGTTTCCTCTTTTTGTTAGTGTTCTTACTTGTGATCCTTTCTCTCCTTTTGGCAGCTAGCTCAAAAAGAGCTCCAGAAGATAAACATGTACAAAGCTCCTCGTGATAAGCTTGTGTGTATCCTTAACTGTTGCAAAGTGATTAATAACTTACTGCTAAATGCTTCAATTGCTTCAAACGAGAATGCACCTGGAGCAGACGAATTTCTTCCtgttttgatatatgtaaCAATAAAGGTATTGGGAACGATTGAACAACTTATGCATACTGGTATCTGAAGTCGTATTTTTGTTGTACATGATTATGTTTCGAATGTGCAAGAACATCTACTAGTGCTAAttctgttctttctttttgcagGCTAACCCTCCACAACTTCACTCAAACTTGTTGTATATACAAAGGTATAGGCGTGAATCTAAACTTGTTGGTGAAGCTGCGTACTTCTTCACAAACATACTCTCTGCAGAGTCTTTCATCTCAAATATTGATGCAAAATCTATTTCACTGGATGAAGCTGAGTTTGAAAAGAACATGGAATCTGCACGGGCACGAATTTCTGGTTTGGACAGCCAGACTTATCAAACTGGTCATGGCTCTGCACCACCCCCTCGTGATGAGTCCACTCTTCAGAAAACTCAAAGTCTGAATCCCAAGAGGGAAAACACTCTTTTCCAATCAAAATCGTCTGATAGTCTTTCTGGGACCAACGAATTACTGAATATAAACAGTGAAACACCAATGAAGAAAGCTGAATCCATTTCAGATTTGGAAAATAAGGGTGCGACGCTTCTGAAGGATACCGAGCCAAGCAAAGTCTTTCAAGAATATCCTTACATATTTGCCAGTGCTGGTGATTTGAGGATAGGAGATGTTGAAGGCTTGTTAAATAGTTATAAACAGCTCGTTTTCAAATATGTGTGCCTTACCAAAGGATTGGGTGATGGAACATCTTTAGCTCCATCCAGTTCACCCTTGCAAGCGTCGTCCGGTTTTAATACGTCTAAGGAATCTGAGGATCATAGAAGATCGTCTTCAGATGTACAAATGACAAAGGAAACTGACAGGAGTGTTGATGATTTGATCCGAGCTCTACATGGTGAAGGGGAAGATGTTAACAATCTGTCAGATGTAAAACATGAAGAATATGGCGCAATGTTGGTAGAGGGAAAGGATGAAGAACGTGATTCCAAGGTGCAAGGAGAAGTAGATGCCAAAGATATTGAATTGATGAAGCAAATTCCTAAGAGAGAAGGTGACAATTCTAGTTCCCGACCtgcagaagatgaagatgttgGTTCCAAACAGCCAGTTACGGAAGCTTCTGAGTGAGCCAAATGACCCATCTTGGTGATGAGAGTCTCTTGTATCGGATCAATTATTCATTTAATGGGGGAAGCAAAGGTCAAGTCATAGTTAAGATGTCATCTATTCGTTTCTTGGAGTTATGAGTTTTGAAGATGACTGGAGAGCCGTATGAGACGGAAGCTATCTGCATCTGTATTCCCTTGGAAAAGAGGGGCAGTCAAATGGTAAATTACTTTCTTcaattgtgtttctttttttgctctttGTTTCTCAGTGATATGATTTTGGAGGGGCTCGTCAACATTTGTCAATCCATATGTAACTCTTACATCTGCTATTGCGTATATACAATAAGGATATAATCAGAATAATATTTGCCAAGCTGTTAGATATGAGAAGGAAGTAGTCTTGCAAATGATTGAGTGAATTAGCTGAGTAATGGAATCTGAAGTCAAACCACATATTCCATGACAAAAAGAATGGGTAAAATCTCAACAGAGtattgaataagaaaaagatgatttgTAATGTTTGAGGCttcctttatttatttgccATGGATTAACGTTGTTGGAAGCTGTGAGAGAGCGTCAGACAAGATCAGATCAAACGTCAGTGTCTGAAAAACCTGAGATAACAGTAAAACACAAGACAAGGCTTTGTGAGCTTGACCATCTCCTTCAACGAACGGTTATATTCAGATAGAGTTTGTAACGTCGCTGCTTGTGACTCTAGAGACTCTGTGAATCTAGCTAAGTTGGAGTGAATCTAGTAACAACGAATTCTGAGGAATCTCGTAAGACCAACCAACAGTCAAACTCGTTGGTCAAGAATCTGAACCGGGATTGATGATGAACCATATCGTTATTAATTCCATGGATACTCGAATTGATTAGTGTCGGAAATGTTTGTCTTCTCACCACCAGataatttcaataattttggAGTAATTTTCTGAACTTCTATCAACTTTTTATTATACACGTGATAAGGGAAGCAACCAAACCATCGTCCACCGAACCGGTAAAATGCTGACCCTTCGACAATTTAAATCCGTTAAACCGAACCAACCAGGAGAGAATCGGGATCGCGACGTcgaaacaaggaagaagacgcGACGCGACGAGTGAGAGCGAGCTGTTTTCCGATGAAAACGCCGACGCTCCTCCTCCTTCCATTCTTGGTCTTCGTATCCATAATTCTTCCCTCAAGCTGCCATGGCGAATGGGAAATCCTCACGGAGCAAAACTTCTCTTCTCAGATCCGTCTCCACCCTCACGTCCTCCTCTTTGTCACCACTCCATGTACTCTCACTCTCCTCCTCAGATCAGTTTGCTTGTTAAGCTGAATTTCTCACTTGCTGAGGTTTACCTTTATGGAGATATGTATcactattttatttgttttctgattggTTTCATTACTGATTTCA from Arabidopsis thaliana chromosome 3, partial sequence includes these protein-coding regions:
- the EIF4A-III gene encoding eukaryotic initiation factor 4A-III (eukaryotic initiation factor 4A-III (EIF4A-III); FUNCTIONS IN: protein binding, ATP-dependent helicase activity; INVOLVED IN: mRNA processing, response to hypoxia; LOCATED IN: in 6 components; EXPRESSED IN: 25 plant structures; EXPRESSED DURING: 16 growth stages; CONTAINS InterPro DOMAIN/s: RNA helicase, DEAD-box type, Q motif (InterPro:IPR014014), DNA/RNA helicase, DEAD/DEAH box type, N-terminal (InterPro:IPR011545), DEAD-like helicase, N-terminal (InterPro:IPR014001), DNA/RNA helicase, C-terminal (InterPro:IPR001650), Helicase, superfamily 1/2, ATP-binding domain (InterPro:IPR014021); BEST Arabidopsis thaliana protein match is: DEA(D/H)-box RNA helicase family protein (TAIR:AT1G51380.1); Has 50040 Blast hits to 49280 proteins in 3163 species: Archae - 836; Bacteria - 27183; Metazoa - 6400; Fungi - 4843; Plants - 2693; Viruses - 42; Other Eukaryotes - 8043 (source: NCBI BLink).), which encodes MATANPGRGGGRRGGGAMDDDKLVFETTDGIEPITSFNDMGIKEDVLRGVYEYGFEKPSAIQQRAVMPILQGRDVIAQAQSGTGKTSMIALSVCQVVDTSSREVQALILSPTRELATQTEKTIQAIGLHANIQAHACIGGNSVGEDIRKLEHGVHVVSGTPGRVCDMIKRRSLRTRAIKLLILDESDEMLSRGFKDQIYDVYRYLPPDLQVCLVSATLPHEILEMTSKFMTEPVKILVKRDELTLEGIKQFFVAVEKEEWKFDTLCDLYDTLTITQAVIFCNTKRKVDYLSEKMRSHNFTVSSMHGDMPQKERDAIMNEFRSGDSRVLITTDVWARGIDVQQVSLVINYDLPNNRELYIHRIGRSGRFGRKGVAINFVKSDDIKILRDIEQYYSTQIDEMPMNVADLI